Within Lolium rigidum isolate FL_2022 chromosome 5, APGP_CSIRO_Lrig_0.1, whole genome shotgun sequence, the genomic segment CGTTCCAGGCGACGCtcctcctagcagcatgagcggcaGCAGCCGGTGCCGCCTCGTCCTCCGCAACGTCGCCTGCCGCGCCCGCCCCGGCGAGCTCCTCGCCATCGTCGGCCCCAGCGGCGCCGGCAAGTCCACGCTCCTCGAGGTCCTCTCCGGCCGCCTCCACCCCTCCAACAGCGGCCACCTCCGCGTCAACGGCACCCCCGTCGACGCCGCCGCCCTGCGCCGCCTCTGCGGCTACGTCACCCAGCAAGACGTCCTCTTCCCGCTCCTCACCGTCCGCGAGACGCTCCACTTCAGCGCCCGCCTCCGCCTCGGCCCCGCCGCCTACGCCCCGGCCGCCGTCGACGCGCTCGTCTCCGACCTCGCGCTGTCCCGCGTGGCCGACGCCAGGGTCAAGGACCTCTCCGGCGGCGAGCGCCGGCGCGTGTCCATCGGCGTGGAGGCCGTGCACGACCCCGCCGTGCTCATCCTCGACGAGCCCACCTCCGGGCTCGACAGCGCGTCGGCGCTCCAGATCGTCGCGGCGCTGCGCTCTATGGCCGACTCGCCCCGTGGCCGCACCGTGGTGCTCAGCATCCACCAGCCCGGCGCGCGCATCGTCAAGATGTTCGACGCCGTCCTTCTCCTAGCGGCAGGCTCCGTCCTCCACCACGGCAGCGTCGACGCGCTCGGATCCCTACTCGCCGACGCCGGACTCCGCCTGCCGCCGCACGTGGACACCGTGGAGTTCGCCATCGACTCGGTCGACGACCTCCgcgtccacctccaccggcaccagcGCCGCgaccggtgcacgctgcagcagcTCTTCCACCAGCACAAGCTAATACAGGCcgccaccgacgacgacgacgataacAGCAGCCACGGGTACGCCAACTCGTGGCCGCGCGAGGTGGCGGTGCTGTCGCAGCGCTTCTTCAAGAACGTGGCGCGGACGCGGCAGCTCTTCGCGTGCCGCACCGTGTGCATGCTCATCGCCGGCCTCGCCCTCGGCTCCATCTTCTACGACCTGGGCGACGACAAGGCGGCGGAGCGGGTCGGCCTCTTCGCCTTCCTCCTCaccttcctcctctcctccaccaccgagGCGCTCCCGGTGTTCCTGCAGGAGCGCGAGATCCTGGCCAAGGAGACATCCTCGGGCGCCTACCGCGTATCCGCCTACGCCGTCGCCAACGCCGCCGTGTTCCTGCCGTTCCAGCTGGTGCTGGCGGCGGTGTTCGCGACGCCGGCGTACTGGCTGACGGGGCTGCGGCGGACGGCGCCGGCGTTCGGGTACTTCGTGCTGCTCATCTGGCTGGTGCTGTACACGGCAAACTCGGTGGTGGTGTGCTTCGCGGCGGTGGCACCGGACTTCGTGGTGGGGAACGCGGCCATCCAGGGCGTGATGGGttctttcttcctcttctccggctACTTCATCACCAAGTCCGCCATGCCGGCCTACTGGGTGCCCATGCACTACCTGTCGCTGTTCAAGTGGCCGTTCGAGGCGATGCTGCTGAACGAGTTCGGAGGGAGGTGCGTGGCCAGGGCGATGGGCGTGTGCGTGGCGACCGGCGACGAGGTGCTCCGGCGGGAGGGGATCGGGGAGGAGTGCAGGTGGAGGAACGTGGGGGTCATGCTGGGCTTCGTCGTCTTCTACAGGGTGCTCGGCTACGCCGTGCTCAGGGTCAGGTGCGCCCTCACGCTCAAGGGCGCCGCCGCACGATCAGCAttatcctcctcctcgccgtcttGCTTCTCATCTAATCCCAAACCATGATGGACTGATGATCTCTGCTGGAAATCTTCCTTCTTTGGTTGCAAGTGTTGCTTAAATCTCTTGTTTCGATCAATCATGAAACAATTCTGGTTGTAAATTGGGCGGATAGTAATAAGTAAAGGTAACTATTACTACCTCTGTTGCATAATATTCCATAATATAGGATGTTCTAGCAAATACTTGTTAGCAGTTTTGCCGTCTCTTGATTAGATCTTGGTTCGTGTATATGAGTTACAAACTAGGTTGCAACTAAGTTTTTTTCAAGTGCAAGTGGAAATGAAATTGTAATTTTTTAGTTGAAAGTGGACATGCAGCTAAGAAAAATACTCTGACTAGTTGGATTTGCTTTTAGTCAACTGAGAGGTAGTTTTTCAGCTAACCGAGAAATAATCACACCCATACAttatttctcttttttattttatttagaaaAGAGGTCTATCGACGGTTCAGAACACACTCCCACCCATGGGTGTGCGCATAAAATCCACTCTTctagtttcaaaacaaaaaaaatccactCCTCTAAACAAATCTAACAGAACTAACTTAAAAAAATGCGACTTGGGGTAAGAAGCCCTATCAGCACCCGGCAACCATCCGGGCTATGCCTCGGTTCACTAACAGGAACTAACTTACAGAGTATGATGACGTTATCTGAAAGCTTAAGTCCGCTTGATATTGACTATATAATTCTTGTGATATGTTGATATTTTCCCATTGATGATATCGAAAAAAAAACTGCAGCACCCTCAACAGTCAACATCAACCACATTTCACTACATAATAACTTCGAGGCATCAACGCCCAAAGGGAAATCACTGAATTATTAACAGGCAGTAAAGAAACACCACTACAATTTTCAAACTTCTACCGAGTAATAGGTACTGGATTCACGCACGCGATACATATTAAAACATCACGATACGATTGAACAGCTAGGTAACCCAAACGACTGACAGACCAGGGTGTGTGACAGAGGCTACAAAGTCGCTATTTGTTCTCCCCAGGATTCAGTCAGTACACAACTACGGAAATGCAATTCGTCAATGCTGGAAATCATCAAGCCTCTTCAGCTTGGCTAGTGGAAAGATGTACAGATGAAGGGCACAAGGCCCAACATAGCTCGATATCAACATAATCAAGGGGTTTGACAATGCCGGAGGTCATCAAACCTCTTCACCTTGGCTATTGGAAAGAGGATCTAGTAAAAGACATCATGTATCTTCCAACAATGTTGCCTATAGGAAGAGGCCCCCTGTCAGCACAAGCATCGATGATTAGTACTGGTTCCCAAACAATATCTACTCCCTCAGTACGCATTTAATCGACGCGGGCCTGTTGAGTATATGTGCATGATGCTAGTAGATGGCCGCGTCGATTAAAACAGAACCGAGGTAGTAGAAAAGAACAATTAAAAGTAGTCATACAGCTAAAATAAAGCAACTGTAACTTACAAATCCCTTAAAGCACATATCATCTGGTAACTACAAAACATATTTAGCATTCTGCTCTTAAGTCATAACATGCAGCAATTCAATGTGCAATCATATTGGATCTAgccaaaagtttttttttttttgttttgtgaaAAGCATGGACTTACATTCTTACTAGCACAAGATTTCCTCAACAACCATACAGCCATGAAAGACCAACTACAACTGAGAAAATTCTTGGACATTCTGGCAACTCAAACACATATGTGCGTTCTTATCTTGCGGGGCATTACAGATTGAAATGAATGCTTATCAATTATCATGGCAATTCAATCTCCTATCATACATCAATCTACTAATGCAACTTAGCAAAAGATTTCCTCAACAGTCAAAGCACTTTATAATAATCTCTAGACAAGAGCAATGCTTTACAGAACATGTACATGAAAATGGGCCTAGAGTGGGAGTGGATGTGTTCCTTACCAAGCACGGGAATCGCAGCTATTATTACGGTTATCACCCATGACAAATACATGGCCCTCCGGGAGGCGCTGCAGAAAGATGCATGGTTTCAGTATGGGATCTGGGCATAGAACTAAGCAGATAAAAAGAATAGGGGGAGGAAGAGATCATCCACCATCTGAGGCCTGTTGTTAAGTTAGAACAACGAGGCACTCAGGAAGTCAACAACACGGAGCAGCTGTGCCACATTTGGTCATCCTCTTGCAGTGGTATAGTCAATTTGCGATAGCATTTAGGGTGCTATCTCTGGACCTGGCAATAGCAACTCCTCAATGTTGTTCAAGGAGATAAAGAGTAAAATGCATTCTCGGTCATGGAAACTGTCATCAAGACCCGCCTTGGTCATCGCAATAGCAACTCCTCagtgttttttgtttgtttgcaaaAAGCACCTCAAACTGGCTCTGTCAAACACTGCTGGAACTATCACCGTAACTAGCGTATTCAAAGTTTCATGGCAAGTTCGATGACCAAGAATGCATTTTACGCAGGAGACAATGCTCACAGACAAAGAAGAGATGCAACAAACCATGGCCTCCATTGTGTATGAGCTTTGGGTTGCAATGTAGGTTTCCTTATGCACAACACCGTTAACAATAAGTTGGCCTTGTCGAACCTGTGAAAAGGTGAGTGTGTAAGTACAATGTGGGCATCCAGACTTAGGGACAATATATGCATCTGAAGATATATGTGGTCTTTGCGCAGGCAACATTTGTGAATAATCATGATAGAATCAATGCGGGTGGAAGACAATTCTGCGCCGCATTGCTCAAGCAGGCAGCATATTTCGATCAGCAGAATGAATAAATGAATGCACCTATGCATCTTGCTCAAGCAAGCAGCATATGTCATGGTAAATGAATGTGAGTGGAAGACAAGGGTGGCGTCGCATTGCTCAAGCAGGCAGTATATTTCAATCAGCAGAATGAATAAATGAATGAACATACACATCTTGCTCCAGCAAGCAGAATTTATGTGTAGGATGAATGTATGAATGACAACAAGGTGGGTGGATTAGCTGAAAGCATTGGTAGTGCCGCCTTTGCTCGAACAAGGAGCACATCTCAACCAGCAAG encodes:
- the LOC124657407 gene encoding ABC transporter G family member 5-like, which gives rise to MKRGGCEVEAGGINHHITVSSRPHPLKIWSRPDDLLLDAAPAVPGDAPPSSMSGSSRCRLVLRNVACRARPGELLAIVGPSGAGKSTLLEVLSGRLHPSNSGHLRVNGTPVDAAALRRLCGYVTQQDVLFPLLTVRETLHFSARLRLGPAAYAPAAVDALVSDLALSRVADARVKDLSGGERRRVSIGVEAVHDPAVLILDEPTSGLDSASALQIVAALRSMADSPRGRTVVLSIHQPGARIVKMFDAVLLLAAGSVLHHGSVDALGSLLADAGLRLPPHVDTVEFAIDSVDDLRVHLHRHQRRDRCTLQQLFHQHKLIQAATDDDDDNSSHGYANSWPREVAVLSQRFFKNVARTRQLFACRTVCMLIAGLALGSIFYDLGDDKAAERVGLFAFLLTFLLSSTTEALPVFLQEREILAKETSSGAYRVSAYAVANAAVFLPFQLVLAAVFATPAYWLTGLRRTAPAFGYFVLLIWLVLYTANSVVVCFAAVAPDFVVGNAAIQGVMGSFFLFSGYFITKSAMPAYWVPMHYLSLFKWPFEAMLLNEFGGRCVARAMGVCVATGDEVLRREGIGEECRWRNVGVMLGFVVFYRVLGYAVLRVRCALTLKGAAARSALSSSSPSCFSSNPKP